A stretch of DNA from Castor canadensis chromosome 2, mCasCan1.hap1v2, whole genome shotgun sequence:
CCCACATCCTGATCACTGGCTTTCCTGGCCACCCCTAACATCATTCACCAAAGTCCCTGGACCCTCAGACAGGAACCACCTATAGCTGCCACCCCAGCAGGAGAGATGTGAAGGTGCTGAAGAGACCAACCCAAGTCTAACCCCATACTTCTCCTGGTTGGCTCAAACCTCCTGctgacctccccacccccaccctcaacACTAAGGCACAAAGTGATGGTAAGGGTGGCAGGGCTGCCATTGCAGTCCATGCAAATGGCGTCCCTTGGAGCTGTACAGGCCCCACTCAGAGCAAGGCACAGCCCTCCCAGCACCCCAGGCAAGGTGGGGCTCCACACTCCAGCTATGGAGCTGAAGATCCTGCCTCAGGACTGAActgagagaagggagggaaaccGAGACAGGACGTCCCACCTCTGTCATCTCCCAGGGCTGCCCTGCAAAGGCCCTGTGAGGGGCTGGAAGCTCAGAGAGGCCCAGGCCCTGGCTAGGCTGGGGGGAGCCACAGTCTTACCAGCAGAGATCTCCCTGAGGCAAGGACAGGTAGGCATTGAGCAAGCTGGCacaaagacaggaagagaggGCAAGTGGGCATACCTGGCCTGCTGGGCCAGTGGATGCTCCTGCATACTGGTCATTGCATCCTGGGCCCTCTTGGTGGCGTGGCTCATGTAGTCCTGCATGAAGCCAAACAAGGAGgcctcctctgcctccttagcTCCTGCCGGAGAGCAGGGTTGAGAGGGATGGATCAGCTTCCAGAGCCAGCCCTGGGCTCCCACCTGGCCACCAACCATCAGGGCACAAGATCCCATGTCACCTCCCACACTGCCCCCAGCCCAGTCCCCACAAAGTGCTTACGGGCAGAGGCCAGGAGCACCAGGAGGGTCACAACAAGGAGCACCCGGGGCTGCATGGTGCCTCCAATCCTGCAGGGAAGTGTCCTGTGAGGGGCACCCCAAAATCCCTCACGTCTGAACCCTACCTGGAGAATGGTGTGGCCCCTGAAGTGGGGCCTGAGCTGGCTGACAGGAGGAGAAGGGGCCTGCCCCTGCTAACACAGTTCTCAGGGGACTCAGGGAGCCCCAGATGAGAGGCAGCAGAAACCCCGACAGGATGGAAATGGAGACACCTGCAGCCTGGCCAGTTCTCTGCACCCATTGCCGAGTGACTGGCCCTCTCCAGGCCTCTGTTTTCCTGTCTTGGGTAAGACTGGGGTGTCAAAGCCTTCCAGCCCTAAGCATGCAAAGTGCAGGACAATGTGCAGCCTGGGAGCCGggcaattccagctctgccaGCACCCTGCATGTGGCTTTAGGCTAGTACCTCCCCTTCCTGGGCCTCTGTTTTCCCCAGGGCATCATCAGGGTAGGGGGACACTGGAGGCTTCCTTGGCTCTGGCAGGCTCTTCTCCAGGCTTGCTGGTTGGATGGGGGAAGCCTCCTCTAAACCTCTGTCCCCTCTGTTGCTGACTCCCTTCCCAGGGACATTACCTGGAGTAGCTGCTTCTAGGGATGAACTGAGTAGGCAAGCAAGAGGGTTCTGACGTGTTTTATATTGTCCCTAGGACAGGACAGCGGGCACAAAGGGGCCAGAGAGCTGGGCAAAGGTCATGTGCTGAGCAGTGGAGCCCAGGGCCGGAGGCAGGGAGGCCCATGCAGCCAGATGCCAGAGAGTTGGGAAATCCCTGCAGACTGCCCCCATACCGCTCACCTGCCACCCTGCAGCCAGGATGGCTGAGCCAGGTCCACCCCATCCCTTTAGACTGGCTTCCTGGGGTGAGCCTAGTGAGAAGGAAGAGGGCTTGGGAGACAAGCCACAAGCCTGGGGGATATCTCAGCCCTGCACACTTGAGTTTTCAAGCCCCATCCCAAACCCTGAAGACAGCCTGGAGGAGGTGATAGGTGGTGACAGGCTTCTTCAGACTTGAGAGCTAATCagggggctgggctgggggtgcagcagGTGAAGGCATAGAAGAGCAGGGGGCAGAGCTTGTGTAGGAGGTGGCACAACCCCCTAACACCTTCCACCTTGACCTGCATCCCATGGCTGTACTACTCCCAGCAGCCTCCAAGGCTGAGCCAGGGAGCAGGGGTTGGTTGGAGAAGGGCAAAGGCCGAGCTAAGCCCAAGACCTttgtccctcccctcctccctgtgTCTCACTTTGCCCTCTGGACCCACTGATAACATCCTGGGCAGGAGCTGGTCTCATGGTTGGGACTGATCCTCTCCCACTGGCCTTGGGCTCCTTAGTTCTGAAATCCCAGCCCTTGCGAAGTTCTCCCCATGCAAGGAGTGGTGAGAACAGTCATAAGGAGGCGAGGGCACAGAGGAGCCCCAAGGGTCACTCAGCTGCCCAAAAGGGGCCAGCTAGCTCCTTAGGGCTAAAATGTCCCCCAGTTGGCCCTGAGAGCCACAGCTAAGATTCTGGATGTGAGGACTTTGTAGTCAAGGAATCCTAggcttatttattatttgtttatgtatgatgatataggatttgaactcaggcttcccatttgctaggcaagcattctaccacttgagccactcatccaGCCCTGACATCCTAGGATTAAATGTTCCTTTTGGCACTGACTTCTGTGACCCATGGCCAGAGGTCTAACACCTACCTAACAGCCTCAATTTTCTCCTCTACTAATGGGGACAGAGTACTAACTTCCCAGAGTGTGAGATACTGCATATACAAAGCAGCTGGTCCGTGTAGGGGCTCACACATCTTTCTCTATCCCGCCCAAACATTGGGTCCTTCCCCAGGCAGCCTACTCTGAAGGCAGAAGGAGCCATGAGGGTAGAATTGGGCTTTGGATGGACAGTTGTCCTCTCAGGAGAATGTACCCAGCACCACATGTGAAATCAGAGACCTAAGAAAGTGGCCTGGCCCTTTCTTTACAGCTAAAACTTCAAATTCCTCTATTAGAGACTCACTCCTTTGACTCAAAACTGTTTTCTGAGCTGGGCAtagtaatctcagcactcaggcaGCTGAGAtaggagttcgaggccagcctgggctgcatatgGAGCTCCTGtttcaagaccctgtctaaaaaacacGAAAGGCTTTGTTTTCTGTTAAAATGCAAGTTGTCAGAATCCTGTCACTTAGACACTGTTAACTACATTTTATAGGAAAGAAACATAAGGCCCAAAGGGTTAGAGATCCACCCACATGCGCACAGTCCTGCAGTGGTGGCCTGGGAAGCAGAGGCGGATCTTCAAATATCCAGACTGGTCCAGACAGCCTGAGAGATTTAGCTGTCACCTATGCCTCAGACAAATCTGCTTCAGCTCACTTTCTGAGAGCACATTCCCTGAGACTGGACCTATCTTTTCCACACTGCCTCCAGCCTGGACCTCAGTGAGCCTCTTAGTGGTCAACCTAAGCTTGCTATCCCtcccacactgctcccctgggaAGAGCAGACTGCTCTTGGCCGCAGACCCAGGATGGGGAGGAGAAGCAGTGGGTGGAGAAAAGAAGGGGCTCCACCAGCTGGGGCTGAGACTGGCCTCTAGGGTGAGCTGGTTGAGCCAGGGTCAGTTGAGTACGTGAGTCCCTGGGGACCCAGGCTCCAGCcactgggtggggtggggcacCCTATTCAGCCCCGCCAGTCTGAAGCCCTTCGCCACACTTCTCCATGCTGGAGGCTCCTCTTTGCACCCCACCCAGGTCCTTCCTATGACAACACAGGCTATCATCCCCTCGTGCTGACCTGAAAGGAATGCTGGCATGAAATAGACATGGGCTCATATCTCTGTGACTTGTTGGGCCTGTCGCTGGTTGGCCTGagctgtctgcttctgcctttGAGCACGGAGCTGATCCCTGCTTCTGTCCCTGTATGTAGACAGGAGGGTTGCTGGAGATGATGCCCAACTATCAGCCTCACCAGCCATGAGGGCTGTGTGAGCACAGAGACTGATGCTTAGAGAGGGACATGATTGCCAAGATCACACAGTGCTTGGTGCTTGATATCCCCTGACTCGAAGGCCTGGCTGGAAGGCTGTCTACTCTTTCCATCAGCAGTGTGTGCATGAGGCTGTCATTCTTGCCTCCATCTCCAACACAAATCATCTGTAAATGGATACAGAGCATGCCCCAGAGTTGGAGGTAAATATGTGCAGTCACGGCGTCACATCCATGCCACACCAGGAGGCAGCAACCCTCCCACAGGTGTGAGTGCCAGTGTGCATAGAGCCTGAGCCCATGGACAGCTCAGACATTAGCACACATCTGTGAATCTTTCACACTCTGTCTGCTCCTGGATAGCTCAGGTGGCACAGGCCCCCCAGTGTGGGCACACCTGGGCAAGTGGGAGCGACAGGTGTACCTCCACTTGTCCCACATAGATAACACTGCTGCTCAGACTTCAAGTCTGGGAGGTCAAGCAGCAGCTGAAGTGTCCTTCGTGACTCATTCCCACCTCAGCTCTGGCTCAGAGGGGAGGAATGGCACTAAGTGGTACCTTTGCACCTATCCCAAATGGATTGTGCCTGATTTGGCAGCAAGATGGCTACCAATGAATGGGTTGATGTGACAGGAAGAGAAACTTCTAAGGGGTAAAACATGGCTCACATTCACTGAGCTGTGTATGCTTTACATGGATTACCTACTGAATTTTCACAGCCTggcagctgaggctcagagaggtgtgAGGCTTCCCCAAGGCCACACAGACAATACTAGGTAGAGCCCAGATGCAAATCCAAGGAGTTGGACTCCGAGAAAGAATTCAAAACTATTGAGACTGTGTGGGCTGCTCCAGGAAGGAGTGAGAATGAGTCCTGGACACTAGAAGGCAGATTGTGGTCCAATGCTAGCCCCAGACAAAAACtcgaaaccctacctgaaaaaataaaataaaatacatacaaaaagaaaacaaggaagaaaaaaatctatctgaaaaataagtacagCTGAAAGGGcatggggcatgactcaagtggtagagtaactgcttagcaagcatgaggctctgcaTTTAAActtcagtactggaaaaaaaaaaaagacaccatgaAGACATGGCAAATCAGACTTGGCCCAACTGTGGTCTCTGATGgctctcattttacaaataactgGAGCCCACGGACCTGTCTAGCACTGCACATACAGATAGCAGCCATAGCATCCAATAGAGCCTATGATGGCTGTTGTCACATAGTCACTGGGGATGTGGTGCAACAGAGGACCCAAGCTGACCACAGAGTGCCAGCTTCTCAGTGAACGTCTTTCTGTGATTGTGCATGCAATCTCATTTGGAGATaagacccccccaccccagaaGGACCGGTGAGAAGGTCCTCAGCCCTAGGGTGCCTCCACTCTGTGCCGCTCCTGCCTGCGTGGCTGGGGTGGAGGGTGCAGCAGTCAAGTTGTCAGGCTGGTCCCATTCTGTCACCCTGCCTTCAGCCCACAGAGTGACCCTCTGAGGGTAGGGTCTCCATCTTCTATGTTCTCTGGAAGGGTGGTCCTCTAATGTACTTCCAGCTTTGGtctaaatcagaaaaacaatgacTAGTTTTCAGCACTGTGTGTGCCAAGCCCTGTGCCACCCACTTCACAAGCACCATCTTATTTAATGTACAAAAAACCCCATTGTTTGAAGGAGACACTGAAGCTTAGGGTTTGGATAACTAGATGAAGGTGACACGACTTGGCAGTGATGGGACATGAAGCACACTTACAATTAACCCCTGTCTGGGTTGGTGGCAGCTGTGGGGGCTGGGGCTGTCTCCACTGAGGCAGACAAAGGAGGATACCTGGACCTTGttcctccagcctccagcctgGCACAAACCCAGAACTGCCAGCAGGGCCCCTAGGACATCAGTCCTGGCTGAGGGGCTCCCCTAGGGCCCCTAGGCCTTGTTTCTTCTGCAGCTCTGGCTCCCTCCCCCCgcctaccccccccccccccgccagggTGGGGCCTGGCTGCTTTCCACTGCAGCCTGAGTCCCAGGCTGCTGTCAGCTTCCACGTAGTCTTAGGGTCACTAAAGTCCAAGAGGCCTCCTGGGAATGTGTCACCTTCCAGCGTGGAGTCACACTTGGGGAGGAGGCGGAGAGGGCAGGCTGGAAGAGCTTTAAATATGTGGCTGGCTCTGTCCTCCAGTCAGTTCGCACAGCGACACAGGTGAACTGCCCAAGAACCTCTCCTGTGGCTACCTCTGCTTCCAGGAAGGATTTGGTGTAGCCTGAGACATCCCCCCAGGATGTTCCCAAAGGCTGTGGTGCTGACCCTGGCCCTGGTGGCTGTCACCGGTGAGTAGAAGCTGTCTTTGGATGGGGCTCTCAGGCTGCTGCAAGTAGAGCAGGGAGGAGAGGCCAGGCCAAGGCCAGAGGACAGTTCTGGGTGCCTATCAGCTCCGAGCCATGGGGGCTGCCCAATTGCCCCTGTTCCACAGGAGAGCAGGTCCATGCCTGTTGACAGGCAGGCCTACTGTCATTTATGCTCCCAAGCTAAGCACAGAGTGGGATGGCGGGTTGGGCTCTCCCATCACCCAGTCTATACTGAGAGCTGGTACAGAGGAGGCAGGTTCTCATTAACTGCCTTCTGTTCTCTGCCCAGGTGCCCGGGCCGAGGTCATTGCTGACCAGGTGGCCACTGTGATGTGGGACTACTTCAACCAGCTGAGCAACAACGCCAAGGAGGCTGTGGAACAACTCCAGAAGTCAGAACTCACCCAGCAGTTCAAGTAAGGGGGGGCCCCGACCCGCAGGGCTTCTCgaaggccatgcaggggctggcAAAGGCTGAGCTTAGAGGCAGGACACCAGTGTGTGGGATGCTCACTGCCCTGCCACTGCCCCTCGGGGGGAGCCTGGGGTCTCTGGACCCAGTATCCACTGATGGAAACAGAGAAACTGGACAGAATGACCCCAAAAGTGCCTTGATGCCTTTACGTTCCAGAGTTTGACAAATGGCCACATGCTGTGGCCAcatggaggaaagggaaagacGGAAAAGTCACCGTGAGTGGCTTCCAGAATCACAGGCCACTCATGAAATTGGAGAAAGGGAGGTGGGGATGTTCAGGAAGCTTCTTAACACAGGCAAAGAAATCTGCCCCTTGCGCTTTTAGAAGACACTGGCAGAGGTTGAGAACATTCTAGCACACAATGTGATCTGCATGCCTGGGTTGGAAGGGATGTCAAAGTCCAGTCCTCTACTTCACAGACAAGGAGGGGAAAGCAAAGGAAGTTATGTGATGGTAGATAAGGACATACAAGTGCAGCGGAAGGCCAAAGATAGAAATCCAAAGTAATAACAGTTGGTTAAATCTTTTTCTCCTGTCATGACCCACCCTGGAGAGGGCCAGAGGGAAAAGATGGGTGGACTTAAAACCCCTGAACAGTCACCTGTCCCAGGCAAGTGCCTATACAAGTGGACACGGTCCTCCTGTGTAATGCCAAATGTAATTGTGGCCCTCTTGTGCCTTTTCCCTGCAGCACCCTCTTTCAGGACAAACTTGGGGACATGAGCACATATGCGGGTGACTTGCAGAAGAAGCTGGTGCCCTTTGCCACGGAGCTGCATGAACGCCTGACCAAGGACTCTGAGAAGGTGAAGGAGGAAATTCAA
This window harbors:
- the Apoc3 gene encoding apolipoprotein C-III; this translates as MQPRVLLVVTLLVLLASARAKEAEEASLFGFMQDYMSHATKRAQDAMTSMQEHPLAQQARGWVDGGLSSLKGYWTTLTDKFSGLWDSTPEAQPTLASEVV